A portion of the Sphaerochaeta pleomorpha str. Grapes genome contains these proteins:
- the hisD gene encoding histidinol dehydrogenase produces the protein MAYLSRDFEPAEGILASLLMRNSSDNKEVETIVSEVLASVKREGDSALFSLEKAFDKVDLASLSVSEEEFAYAQTLVSPSLQKALGVAKRNIHIFHQLQMPVGETVEVMEGVSLSRKIVPIDSVGLYIPGGTAPLFSTVLMLAIPAKVAGCKHISLCTPPRKDGTIHPAILYAAKLSGVDSVFKVGGAQAIAAMAYGTETIPKVDKIFGPGNRFVTAAKIQVNSECCSIDMPAGPSEVMVVATVDADPSFVASDLLSQAEHGKDSQAMLVVQADQEEGYAFLDRVEEALSAQLATLDRHEYLLPSLSHSHAIVCQRLETVASVVNRYAPEHLIINTTNPKELEELVTNAGSLFLGPWSCESAGDYASGTNHTLPTNGWAHSYSGVSVDSFIKKLTIQTLSRKGLENLGPTIETMAEAELLSAHKNAVTLRLRRKA, from the coding sequence ATGGCATACTTGAGCCGAGACTTTGAACCAGCGGAGGGAATTCTCGCATCCCTGCTAATGCGCAATAGTTCTGACAACAAGGAAGTGGAGACTATCGTCTCCGAGGTGCTTGCTTCGGTAAAGCGAGAAGGCGATTCTGCACTCTTTTCCTTAGAGAAAGCCTTTGACAAGGTTGATTTGGCCTCTCTTTCTGTTTCTGAGGAAGAGTTTGCCTATGCACAAACCCTTGTTTCCCCGTCTTTGCAAAAAGCTTTGGGTGTTGCAAAAAGAAATATCCATATCTTTCATCAGCTGCAGATGCCTGTAGGCGAAACGGTTGAAGTCATGGAAGGGGTCTCTCTCTCACGTAAAATCGTCCCGATCGACAGTGTCGGCCTTTATATCCCGGGGGGGACCGCCCCGCTTTTTTCTACCGTCCTGATGCTTGCAATCCCTGCCAAGGTTGCCGGTTGCAAGCACATCAGTCTGTGTACTCCACCGCGCAAAGACGGGACGATTCACCCGGCAATCCTCTATGCTGCAAAGTTGAGCGGCGTAGACAGCGTGTTTAAGGTCGGGGGTGCCCAGGCCATTGCAGCAATGGCTTACGGAACAGAAACAATTCCCAAGGTAGATAAAATCTTTGGCCCTGGGAACCGGTTTGTCACTGCAGCCAAGATTCAGGTCAATAGCGAATGTTGTTCCATCGACATGCCAGCCGGACCAAGCGAGGTAATGGTGGTTGCCACCGTCGATGCAGATCCTTCGTTTGTTGCAAGTGACCTGCTCAGCCAGGCGGAACACGGGAAAGACAGCCAGGCGATGTTGGTAGTCCAAGCTGATCAGGAAGAAGGCTATGCTTTTTTGGATCGGGTCGAAGAAGCTTTGTCTGCGCAACTTGCTACCTTGGACAGGCACGAATACCTGTTGCCCTCCCTTTCCCATTCCCATGCTATCGTTTGCCAAAGACTCGAAACGGTAGCCTCTGTAGTCAACCGGTATGCACCGGAACACCTGATTATTAACACCACGAACCCAAAGGAACTGGAAGAGTTGGTAACCAACGCAGGTTCCCTGTTTCTTGGCCCTTGGTCGTGCGAAAGCGCCGGGGACTACGCCAGCGGGACGAATCACACGCTTCCCACCAATGGCTGGGCACATAGCTACAGCGGGGTGAGCGTAGATTCCTTTATCAAGAAATTAACCATTCAGACCCTGTCCAGAAAAGGTTTGGAAAACCTAGGGCCTACCATAGAGACCATGGCCGAGGCTGAACTACTTTCGGCGCATAAAAATGCCGTTACACTACGATTGCGGAGGAAAGCATGA
- the hisG gene encoding ATP phosphoribosyltransferase, producing the protein MEKMLRIAVQKSGRLSEKSLEIIKNCGIKFGSDSRVLKEQASNFPIEFLYVRDDDIPTYVRDGVADIGIVGRNEYDEQAIDLAIIRDLGFAKCRLSIAVPNDFTYTGLSCLQGKRIATSYPHILAGVLKENKVTASFVQVSGSVEVTPAVGISDAICDLVSTGATLAMNGLREVETIYTSTAVMIGRNEMGDDQKSSILKRLMLRIDAVMRANNYKYVIFNLPEEHLDQVARIVGGMKSPTVTRLMEKGWVSVQTVVAEDTFWDVFEQLKDLGAQGILVTPIEKMTE; encoded by the coding sequence ATGGAAAAAATGTTGCGGATCGCCGTCCAGAAAAGTGGAAGACTCAGCGAGAAATCCCTCGAGATTATCAAAAACTGTGGGATTAAGTTTGGTTCGGACTCTCGGGTTCTCAAAGAACAGGCCTCAAACTTTCCCATAGAGTTTCTTTATGTACGTGACGATGATATCCCAACCTATGTACGTGACGGGGTTGCCGATATCGGCATAGTCGGCAGAAACGAATACGACGAACAGGCCATCGACCTCGCAATTATCCGTGACCTTGGGTTTGCAAAATGCCGTCTGAGCATCGCAGTTCCCAACGATTTTACCTACACCGGCCTTTCCTGCCTGCAAGGAAAACGCATAGCAACCAGTTATCCGCATATCCTTGCAGGAGTTCTCAAAGAAAACAAGGTGACTGCCTCCTTTGTACAGGTTTCCGGTTCAGTTGAGGTTACCCCGGCTGTCGGTATTTCCGATGCAATCTGTGATTTGGTAAGCACCGGGGCAACCCTTGCCATGAATGGACTGAGGGAAGTGGAGACCATCTACACCTCGACAGCCGTCATGATCGGGCGTAACGAAATGGGGGATGACCAAAAGAGTTCCATCTTGAAACGGCTCATGCTTCGCATCGATGCAGTGATGCGGGCCAACAACTATAAATATGTAATCTTCAACCTTCCCGAGGAACACCTTGACCAGGTTGCCAGGATTGTCGGTGGGATGAAAAGCCCAACGGTAACCCGTTTGATGGAAAAAGGGTGGGTATCGGTACAGACCGTCGTTGCAGAAGACACGTTCTGGGATGTCTTTGAACAGTTGAAAGACCTTGGTGCACAAGGTATTCTGGTTACTCCGATCGAGAAAATGACCGAATAG
- a CDS encoding type II toxin-antitoxin system RelB/DinJ family antitoxin — protein METNTKATITLEVDINTLRKAEKILASLPCSLDYACNLFLQQVVKEGMLPFAQESEETKKSQKEEILNLVYGEVSYLDTTEDQGLFDLGPETSF, from the coding sequence ATGGAAACAAATACCAAGGCTACGATAACGTTGGAAGTCGATATAAACACCCTTAGGAAGGCCGAGAAAATTCTCGCCAGTCTTCCCTGTTCACTGGACTATGCCTGCAATTTGTTTCTGCAGCAGGTTGTAAAAGAGGGAATGCTTCCCTTTGCCCAGGAATCGGAAGAAACCAAGAAAAGCCAAAAGGAAGAAATCCTCAATCTTGTCTATGGGGAAGTGAGTTACCTGGATACTACCGAGGACCAGGGCTTGTTCGACCTAGGTCCCGAAACCTCTTTCTGA
- a CDS encoding P-II family nitrogen regulator: MKLFVFILNNEEYLEEVMEAYIEAGIDGATILDSEGMGRFLTYEVPLFASFKDFMKGNKPYNKTIISVVRNEESIAKVKTLIEGIVGSLEKAGTGIMFTVPVDWATGLIGEKEEE; this comes from the coding sequence ATGAAATTATTTGTTTTCATACTGAACAACGAAGAATACCTCGAAGAAGTGATGGAGGCCTATATTGAGGCCGGAATCGATGGGGCCACCATCCTTGATTCCGAAGGCATGGGCCGGTTCCTTACCTATGAAGTGCCTTTGTTTGCGAGCTTCAAGGATTTCATGAAAGGAAACAAACCCTATAACAAGACAATTATCTCTGTGGTTCGCAATGAAGAATCCATAGCCAAAGTAAAAACCTTGATCGAAGGTATCGTGGGTTCGCTGGAAAAGGCTGGGACAGGCATCATGTTTACCGTACCGGTAGACTGGGCTACTGGGTTGATCGGGGAAAAGGAAGAGGAGTAG
- a CDS encoding PTS sugar transporter subunit IIA — MAGICDLLDKQCILLDMDCQDLQQILKSLLTTISEAHPQQAPAPMMEKVLTNPGFSTVCMGFGCAISHARCTEMKKTFIAVARLSPPLDLGADDKLPVALFFLLVGPQSSPLFHIKILSRIARLLHASEFRKGLLQAKTSEDFHQLICNKEQ; from the coding sequence ATGGCCGGGATTTGTGATTTATTGGACAAACAATGCATCCTTCTTGATATGGATTGCCAGGATCTTCAGCAAATACTGAAATCTTTGCTCACCACCATCTCCGAGGCACATCCGCAGCAGGCCCCTGCCCCTATGATGGAAAAAGTCCTTACAAACCCAGGTTTCTCGACGGTTTGCATGGGATTTGGCTGTGCTATTTCCCATGCCAGGTGTACTGAAATGAAAAAGACCTTCATCGCCGTAGCAAGGCTTTCCCCTCCCCTTGACCTTGGTGCCGACGACAAACTTCCCGTAGCCCTCTTCTTCTTGCTCGTAGGGCCACAGTCGAGTCCCCTGTTCCACATCAAGATTCTTTCCCGTATTGCAAGGCTCCTCCATGCATCCGAATTCAGAAAAGGCCTCTTACAGGCAAAGACAAGCGAGGACTTTCACCAACTGATTTGTAATAAGGAGCAGTAA
- a CDS encoding Na+/H+ antiporter subunit E — protein sequence MKAERKWVLLRLCFTTLFLFAVWLLFTAGIGWFSLVSGFLGSLMIAALTYGIFIPYHQANIHFFLPNPFALVAYLFVLVFLIYQSSFKMLIAVITGKTNPRIVHFRTHLRSDLSRMTLANSITLTPGTITLDLNDDHLTIHWLFSTTTHAKAAGESVKGRIERIIAKVWL from the coding sequence ATGAAGGCAGAACGAAAATGGGTTCTCTTGCGGTTATGCTTCACCACCCTCTTCCTGTTTGCAGTCTGGCTTCTCTTTACCGCCGGAATCGGCTGGTTCTCCCTTGTCTCGGGGTTCTTGGGCTCTTTGATGATAGCAGCCCTTACCTATGGCATTTTCATCCCCTATCATCAGGCAAACATCCATTTCTTTCTCCCCAATCCCTTTGCCCTGGTTGCCTATTTGTTTGTATTGGTATTTCTGATATACCAATCGAGTTTCAAGATGCTCATCGCTGTCATTACAGGGAAAACCAACCCAAGAATCGTTCATTTCAGGACCCATCTCCGTAGCGATCTCTCGAGAATGACTCTGGCAAATTCAATAACCCTTACCCCGGGGACCATCACCCTCGACCTCAATGATGACCATCTTACGATTCACTGGTTGTTCAGTACAACAACCCATGCAAAGGCAGCGGGAGAGTCAGTAAAAGGCAGGATTGAGCGAATTATCGCCAAGGTATGGTTATGA
- a CDS encoding monovalent cation/H+ antiporter complex subunit F, which yields MKYLMLEIMQYLLVVCAALCILKLLLGPTTAHRLVALNILSAVALAFLVIRAVEKGRVLYLDVALVYDIFGFLGFLAITRFLKNKEREEEPKGGPQ from the coding sequence ATGAAGTACCTTATGCTGGAAATCATGCAGTACTTGCTTGTAGTATGTGCAGCCCTCTGCATTCTCAAGCTCCTCCTTGGTCCAACGACAGCCCACCGCCTCGTTGCCTTGAACATACTGTCTGCCGTTGCCTTGGCTTTCCTCGTGATCCGGGCGGTGGAAAAAGGAAGGGTTCTCTACCTCGATGTAGCCCTGGTCTATGATATCTTCGGATTCCTTGGTTTTCTCGCTATCACCAGGTTTCTGAAAAACAAGGAAAGGGAAGAAGAGCCGAAAGGGGGTCCACAGTGA
- a CDS encoding cation:proton antiporter has product MNWQEIVALVFFSLAAIFAVGGLIGLFRFSDPFSAMQASSLLGTTTVFSLFIGCLFLVDSFAMAARIVIIIAFFLISGPTGSSIVARFIWDYFQPEAKKSLKSRTGEKEESL; this is encoded by the coding sequence GTGAACTGGCAGGAAATTGTCGCTCTGGTTTTCTTTTCCCTTGCTGCAATCTTTGCCGTTGGCGGCTTGATAGGTTTGTTTCGCTTTAGCGACCCGTTTTCGGCAATGCAGGCTAGTTCCCTGCTTGGAACCACTACCGTTTTTTCCCTATTCATAGGTTGCTTGTTTTTGGTCGACTCCTTTGCCATGGCCGCACGTATTGTCATTATCATAGCCTTCTTTTTGATCTCAGGACCAACGGGGAGCTCCATCGTAGCCCGTTTCATCTGGGATTATTTCCAGCCGGAAGCAAAAAAGAGTCTAAAATCCAGAACAGGGGAGAAGGAAGAAAGCCTATGA
- a CDS encoding Na(+)/H(+) antiporter subunit B — MTSILLLLILALAIFSISSRDLLHGVFALSAISIVSALLFILAKAPDVAITEAAVGAGVSTVIFVWALRNTQRKDKGDT; from the coding sequence ATGACCTCCATACTCCTGCTCTTGATCCTTGCCCTTGCCATTTTCTCCATTTCGTCACGAGACCTGCTCCATGGGGTGTTTGCCCTATCTGCAATCAGCATTGTCTCAGCCCTGTTGTTCATCCTTGCCAAAGCCCCTGATGTAGCCATTACCGAAGCGGCAGTAGGAGCCGGGGTTTCCACCGTAATATTCGTCTGGGCTCTCCGCAATACCCAGCGAAAGGACAAGGGTGATACATGA
- the mbhE gene encoding hydrogen gas-evolving membrane-bound hydrogenase subunit E: MKATRFWRNLQLGFTLLTVSFLLYPVIAFAFPPQSLARDYLQSNAVEETGAKNLVSSIYLGYRAFDTLGETIVLLVSVIGTLTLLSQGMKRGEERESKDEQVSFALALEKRKTHALRTNLMEAVSGKLGPIVLLFGFYVMLYGHISPGGGFQGGVIIASAMIFLALGNQTEHQMKLNDPAVLVRIEAASFLILVSVSAGSLFIGPLPGETMKASIIFLNILIGLKVGTSIAMMCIAMMGINHHD; the protein is encoded by the coding sequence ATGAAAGCAACTAGATTCTGGAGAAACCTACAACTGGGATTCACCTTGCTCACTGTTTCTTTCTTGCTCTACCCTGTCATAGCCTTTGCCTTCCCACCCCAGAGTCTCGCAAGGGATTACCTGCAATCCAATGCAGTGGAAGAAACTGGGGCTAAGAACCTGGTAAGTTCCATTTACCTCGGCTATAGGGCTTTCGACACCTTGGGGGAAACCATCGTTTTGTTGGTTTCCGTAATAGGAACGCTCACCCTCCTTTCCCAAGGGATGAAGAGAGGGGAAGAGAGGGAGTCGAAGGACGAGCAGGTTTCGTTTGCCCTCGCTTTGGAAAAAAGGAAAACCCATGCTTTGCGTACCAATCTGATGGAAGCGGTTTCAGGCAAACTCGGCCCAATTGTTCTGCTTTTCGGGTTCTATGTCATGCTCTATGGCCACATATCACCAGGAGGAGGATTCCAAGGTGGGGTGATCATCGCTTCAGCCATGATCTTCCTGGCTTTGGGAAACCAGACGGAACATCAGATGAAACTCAATGACCCTGCAGTTTTGGTCAGGATTGAAGCAGCTTCCTTTCTTATTCTTGTATCTGTTTCTGCGGGAAGCCTTTTCATAGGACCCCTTCCAGGGGAAACAATGAAAGCATCCATCATTTTTCTGAATATACTCATTGGACTGAAAGTCGGAACAAGTATCGCAATGATGTGCATTGCGATGATGGGGATAAACCACCATGATTGA
- a CDS encoding Na+/H+ antiporter subunit C → MIDLLLIILLFLVGFWAIVAKKHIIKKIFGLSLVSSAVVLLFVLEGSRIGEEVPILEDGIALVVDPIPQALMLTAIVIGVCMTALALALAFKLYQATGTFAVDEIRERLYHES, encoded by the coding sequence ATGATTGACCTACTGCTTATAATCTTGCTCTTTCTTGTTGGTTTCTGGGCGATAGTCGCCAAGAAACACATCATCAAAAAAATATTTGGCCTCTCGCTGGTCAGCAGTGCGGTCGTTCTGCTTTTTGTCTTGGAAGGGAGCCGTATCGGAGAGGAAGTTCCCATCCTCGAGGACGGCATCGCTTTGGTAGTCGACCCCATCCCCCAAGCCTTGATGCTTACCGCAATCGTAATCGGGGTCTGTATGACAGCCCTTGCACTTGCCTTGGCATTCAAACTCTACCAGGCCACCGGGACCTTCGCAGTCGACGAGATACGAGAGAGGCTCTACCATGAATCTTGA